A stretch of DNA from Globicephala melas chromosome 19, mGloMel1.2, whole genome shotgun sequence:
catcacacagaaacagaatctTCGACAGTCTTGGTGACAGAGAGAGTTGAGCGAGATGCTTAGAAATAGGGAGAGAGCTAGAAACATATTTGTGGAACAGAGAAATTTCGAGAAGGAACCAGAATGGAAGATGCCAGACACAGCCGTAGGGCTGGAGAAATAATAATTGtccacatttattgaacatttcccAGACCCAGCCCTTTAGTAAGCACCTTTGATACCGCCAGAAGCTATCTCTTGGTATGAAAACGTAAGGTTCGGAATGGGAAAATGATTTGCCCAAACACGACGCGAGGGAGGCAGCCTGGAATGGGAGCCGCGTTCTGTGGGATGCTGGCagacctgtctgtctgtctgtaaaGAAAAcgggaagaaacagagagaaaggggCCTGGAAGTCAGAGGCGAGCTCAGTCCTGAGGATGGGGAGAAATGGACTCCTGGGAGAAGCCGGGAAGCAGAAAGGCTGCAGCAGGGAAGGCGTATGCAGATGGGGAGACCCACTGACCTGTCCTTTTGTTATTCTAGGAACGGCCTGCCTTCCCCAGGGACTGAGGCGTGGCCGCCTGCACCTTTCCCAGCCctgttcccttctctcctgggCACCCCAGATCCAGCCCACCTGGGGCTCCCTGAGAGCCTGGCCGCTGTCACTGTCCCCATCCGTCTGGATGCTCTCTCCTACCTCCTGCACAGTGCCCTGATGGGAGCCTACACGCTTCAGCAGTCCTTGCCCTCCTGCCCCTGCGCCCCACAGGCGTGCTGCACCCAGCCGGGCACCGCCAAGAGGCCGCCCAGGGGACGAGGGGGCAGGGACGCCCGACGCAGGCCAGGCCGGGGTCAGGGCCAGCGGCAGTGGGGACTTGGGAGGGCTGAGCAGGCAGAGAGTGGCTGGGTGGGGAACCCTGGGGCTGGCCCCAAGACCCCGCCGATGACGCTGCCATCACCAGCACCACCTGCCCAGGATGGGAAGAAGGGCGCCCAGGGTCCGGAGCCGCCCCTGGAGACGCCGCCTGCTGATGACTGGGAGGCCGAGTACTAGGACCCTGAGGACCTGCACCCTGGACTCCGGAGGGGGCCCTTGAGGGTCACCAGGAGGGTGTTCCTGGAGCCCAGGGTGACCTCAGCCCTGCTGGAGATACCCAAGAAACATCCTGCTCCCATCCCTCTTCCTCTCAAACCACAGCCTCAGGAGGGGGTCCTGCGAGTCACCTGGTGAAACCCAGACCTGACATAGGATcccaagacagggaaacaacccTGAACCTCATGCCCAAACCCAAGCCTCTTCCCATTTCTCACACTGTTCCCAGCTACAGCGACAACACTCACCTCGCTCTCAATGCCCAGGGCTCCTCTAGCCATGCCCAGGCCCATTCCTAACCCCAAAGCCATTCCCACCTGCCTCTGCCAGCCCCATCCCACGGCCACACTGAATCCCACATCCCGCAGCCGTTCACCCCCATTCCATTCTCCATCTCCGCCCTGACCCATCCTCATTCCCATCCACCTGAAGGCCAACCAATCCTCATCCCTGATTTCTCCTGCACTCCAGCCCTGTCTTCAACCCCagccagccccgccccgccctcaaCCTCCTTCCTGTCCCAGCCCCAAACGTGACATGCCCTGTGACCCCACCTGCGAAGAACCCCATTGGCCCAACATATCCAGATACCTGCAGCCCCACCCCATCTCCTGCCTTTGGGGGAGTGGGGCCGGGCTGAAAAATAAATGGCTGAGTGACCCTACGTCTTGTGTCTGTGTCTGCTTACACAGCTTGGGCTAACCCCGAGGGTGCCGTGGAACGAGGCCTGTGACAGGGTGCTAGGGTGGCTGGGAGGGTCACAGAGAGAGGCCGGTGGGACCAggggctgcggggagggagggCCTGGATTCCTGCTTCAGCGAATTCCATCTGGGGCGTCTGCCACCACTGCACTTCTGCCTGCTGGAAGCTGCTGGGCCATGGGGCCATTGTATGGGGAGGCTTAAGGGATTTGGGAGACCCTGGGAGCAGAGAGGCCAGCGACCTGACCGGGCTCAGTCTGCACAGAGGGTCCGAGTCAGACGGAGGGTTCAGGGCAGGCTCTGCCCCTCAGGTAGGGACCAGGTGTGGGAGCCATGGGCCCCTCCTCCCCCTAAATCTGGCAGCCAGGCCTCCTTTCTCTCGCAGGGACTTGGTGGGGTCCTAGCCCTAGCCCCCTCCTCACCTCAAACCTGGGAGTCCAGGGCCCCGGCCCCCTCCATCCCCCAAAGACTTGGTGTCCCAGTGGCCAGCCCCTTCCTGGCTTAGGACCTGGAAGTCTAGGTCCCCAGCCCCTTTCTCCCCCCAGGACCCAAGGGTCTAGGTTCtcagcctctcctcccccagaCTCAGAAGTGCAGATCCTGAGCTCCCTCTGCCCCCCAAGACCCAGGGATCCAGGTGCCCAgttcctccctctccttgggaCCTAATGGGACCCTTGGGACCTGGGGGGCTGGGACCTGGGTCCCAgccccccagctccctcctcacctagGATCTGGAAGTCTAGGGCCCCAGCTTCTTGTCCCGCAGACTAGGAATCTAGACCCCCGGTCCCTTCTCCCCCAGGACATGGGAATCCAGCTCCCGACCCCATCTCTCCTTTTACCCACAGATCACCATGTACAGCTTCATGGGTGGCGGCCTCTTCTGCGCCTGGGTGGGGACCATCCTCCTGGTGGTGGCCACGGCGACAGACCACTGGATGCAGTACCGGCTGTCGGGGGCCTTCGCCCACCAGGGCCTGTGGCGATATTGCCTGGGCAGCAAATGCTACCTGCAGACGGAGAGCATCGGTGAGGCTCCGGGGCAGGGTCTGGGCTGTGCCTGGGGTCAGAGCCTCACACGGGGCAGAACCTTACGGTGGAAAGGCCACCTGTTTGCAGATGGAGAACCTTGTGGCTCAGGGAGGGAAAGCGTCCGGCCCAAGGTCATTCAGCGTGGAaggggcagaactgggatttcagtatttttttctagTACAATTACAGGATGTACCGATTTAGAGGTTAAGTAGAGAGGTGACATTTCCTGGCATGAAATAGAGGTCAGGTATAGCAGTTGGGGCTGGGGTTATCAGAAGAGCATTTTCTAAATATCTACTAGGTGTCAAGAACTATATTAGGTACCAGGAGGATACAGAAGCAATACGGACCCTAAGTTTGCTAACACTGGATGAGGTACTTTTTAATACTTGCTGTGAGGCAAGCCATGtaacacatatgtgtatatgtatatatgtgtgtgtatgtatatgtgtgtatagatatatacgtgtatataatacattatatattgtaaaaatggagataaaaatagtaCTTACAGTATAGGATTCCTGCAatctatattatataatacatattattataatatactaTGTACCTCTACGTGCCTctttccatatacatatatatttgtatatatgcacAGTCTTCCCTCAGTCTCTCAGTAGCCACAgagaattggttccaggacccgccG
This window harbors:
- the C19H19orf84 gene encoding uncharacterized protein C19orf84 homolog, which produces MEQKEGTGPEGNGLPSPGTEAWPPAPFPALFPSLLGTPDPAHLGLPESLAAVTVPIRLDALSYLLHSALMGAYTLQQSLPSCPCAPQACCTQPGTAKRPPRGRGGRDARRRPGRGQGQRQWGLGRAEQAESGWVGNPGAGPKTPPMTLPSPAPPAQDGKKGAQGPEPPLETPPADDWEAEY